A region from the Brachyspira hampsonii genome encodes:
- the fliD gene encoding flagellar filament capping protein FliD: MATSEAFLDEVYKNAVEAEVNKRSTTLSNLADNARDYQRQISAYEDLKSRLDTLSTASKELYGFRSPFKNYVGTGEGIPDYFTVTANRLANTTTYDIAIKDIAASQKFSSKAFNMTDTLPAGKIVLKIGEEETTIDFAGGSLVNLQKAIDKAFGKKIKTTITQKSRNLQVLTMDLVKTGSKNIVEVVSDDSGILKELNMFTRRPYRHLGHIFNEQLLNKWEDESDNLTTNYMVKNDFIVLKGENKLSLPLHREAEANENITLSITARVSDTLDDEEAPIMPPTVDLSIPDTGVTFNKIDSVIYKDVELYGEGLSPADSSRTFEDIKKYKEALEEERKAKEGLEAEAPEPIDATGFNSEIIGVKYINKAGDEVEKFFALPTISASWQRLNIPIGGQFEEGDVITEVVLINKNPGYNVFYKDLLVEDMGKEEDAPNYLVSEATDARASIDGVDVLSESNEFNDVVNGLNITAKKVTPEAFATTIEVDKEGVVNAIANFIRAYNEVIDLLNDTTQRPLSRDIRDGLEAMNRTDLNDLATTLGIEFNYDMTDDALRKKLYFVGVFSGNTLVSTLSQRVRMIVADAYETEYGEELALLDQIGINRGNAGEEWSKVKKGFLQVDEEKFMNKIETQMDGIEELFSNDTTGDDVPDTGVAYTMSDFITPYSQTRGIVENSIAMTRSRLDDNKRRMDDEKDRIEQYRQQRLASYYQMQAELQQAERERKRLESSLNQNNGGN; the protein is encoded by the coding sequence ATGGCAACAAGTGAAGCTTTTCTTGATGAAGTATATAAAAATGCAGTGGAAGCAGAGGTAAATAAAAGAAGCACCACGCTTTCTAATTTGGCAGATAATGCAAGGGATTATCAAAGACAAATATCTGCTTATGAGGATTTAAAATCCAGATTAGATACGCTATCTACAGCCTCAAAAGAGCTTTACGGCTTTCGTTCTCCTTTCAAAAATTATGTAGGTACAGGGGAAGGCATACCGGATTATTTTACAGTAACAGCCAATAGATTAGCAAATACCACCACTTATGATATAGCTATTAAGGATATAGCGGCAAGCCAGAAATTTTCATCAAAGGCTTTCAATATGACTGATACTCTTCCTGCGGGAAAAATAGTTCTGAAAATAGGAGAGGAAGAAACTACTATAGATTTTGCAGGCGGAAGTTTGGTAAATTTGCAGAAAGCTATAGATAAGGCATTCGGTAAGAAAATAAAAACTACAATAACTCAGAAATCAAGAAATTTACAGGTTCTTACTATGGACCTAGTAAAAACAGGTTCCAAAAATATAGTAGAAGTTGTAAGCGATGATTCCGGTATATTGAAAGAGCTAAATATGTTTACTAGACGCCCTTATAGGCATTTGGGACATATATTTAATGAGCAGCTTTTGAATAAATGGGAAGATGAATCAGATAATTTAACTACTAACTATATGGTAAAAAATGACTTTATAGTATTAAAGGGCGAGAATAAATTATCACTTCCATTGCATAGAGAGGCAGAAGCTAATGAAAATATTACTCTATCTATAACAGCTAGAGTTTCTGATACTTTAGATGATGAAGAAGCTCCTATTATGCCTCCTACAGTTGATTTGTCTATACCTGATACAGGCGTAACTTTTAATAAAATAGACAGCGTAATATATAAAGATGTTGAATTATACGGAGAAGGTTTATCACCTGCAGACAGCTCTAGAACTTTTGAAGATATAAAGAAATATAAAGAAGCCTTAGAAGAAGAAAGAAAGGCTAAAGAAGGACTTGAAGCGGAAGCACCTGAACCAATAGATGCTACAGGATTTAACTCTGAGATTATCGGTGTAAAATATATAAATAAAGCAGGAGATGAGGTAGAAAAATTCTTTGCTTTACCTACTATAAGTGCCTCATGGCAAAGACTGAATATTCCTATAGGCGGACAGTTTGAAGAGGGCGATGTAATAACAGAGGTTGTTCTTATAAATAAGAATCCAGGATATAATGTATTTTATAAGGATTTATTAGTTGAGGATATGGGCAAGGAAGAAGATGCACCTAATTATTTGGTTTCAGAGGCTACAGATGCTAGAGCTTCTATAGACGGAGTTGATGTATTAAGCGAAAGTAATGAGTTTAATGATGTAGTTAATGGACTTAATATTACAGCTAAAAAAGTTACTCCTGAGGCATTTGCTACTACTATTGAAGTTGATAAAGAGGGAGTAGTTAATGCTATAGCTAATTTTATAAGGGCTTATAATGAGGTTATAGATCTTCTTAATGATACTACACAAAGACCTTTATCGAGAGATATTAGAGACGGACTTGAAGCTATGAATAGAACCGATTTAAATGATTTGGCTACCACTTTGGGAATAGAGTTTAATTATGATATGACAGATGATGCTTTGAGAAAGAAACTTTATTTTGTAGGGGTATTCAGCGGAAATACTCTTGTAAGCACTTTATCTCAAAGGGTGAGAATGATAGTTGCTGATGCTTATGAAACAGAGTACGGTGAGGAATTGGCACTTCTAGATCAGATAGGAATAAACAGAGGAAATGCCGGAGAGGAATGGTCTAAAGTAAAAAAAGGTTTCTTACAGGTAGATGAAGAAAAATTCATGAATAAAATAGAAACGCAGATGGACGGTATAGAAGAATTATTTTCTAATGATACCACAGGCGATGATGTGCCGGATACAGGAGTTGCTTATACTATGAGCGATTTTATAACTCCTTATTCTCAAACAAGGGGTATTGTTGAAAATAGTATTGCTATGACCAGAAGCCGTTTAGATGATAATAAAAGAAGAATGGACGATGAAAAAGATCGTATAGAACAATACAGACAGCAGAGATTAGCTTCATATTATCAAATGCAGGCAGAATTGCAGCAGGCTGAAAGAGAAAGAAAGAGACTTGAGTCTTCACTTAATCAGAATAATGGCGGTAATTAA
- a CDS encoding patatin-like phospholipase family protein, with protein MKKIGLVLGGGGGRGAYHIGVWKYLIESGIYDKVSAISGTSVGALNACLMAMNNYDTAVKVWKEEIETKILMSKKIKDYFKIDKSSIFGMFSREGLIEIIDKYIDLNLLSNYHFNIYASCTEYNAPFFIKSKYFKLNGNSNERIKKILLATSALIAVFPTEKIDNKFYLDGYYTDDCPIEPLYLYENCTDIIVIHLDYKKPVKKKDNVNIYEMYPSKDLGNFFYGVLDFSPKGAERRIEQGYNDAQNYFKDLSILR; from the coding sequence ATGAAAAAAATCGGACTTGTATTAGGCGGCGGAGGGGGAAGAGGTGCTTATCATATAGGCGTTTGGAAATATTTAATAGAATCTGGTATATATGATAAAGTGTCTGCTATTTCCGGAACTTCTGTAGGTGCTTTGAATGCTTGTCTTATGGCTATGAATAATTATGATACAGCCGTAAAAGTCTGGAAAGAAGAAATAGAAACAAAAATTCTAATGTCTAAAAAGATTAAGGACTATTTTAAAATTGATAAATCTTCTATATTCGGTATGTTTTCAAGAGAAGGATTAATAGAAATCATAGATAAATATATAGATCTTAATCTTTTGTCAAATTATCATTTTAATATATACGCTTCCTGTACAGAATATAATGCCCCATTTTTTATAAAATCAAAATACTTCAAATTAAACGGCAATTCTAATGAAAGAATAAAGAAAATACTTTTAGCTACTTCCGCACTTATAGCGGTATTTCCTACAGAAAAGATTGATAATAAATTCTATCTTGACGGCTATTATACAGATGATTGTCCTATAGAGCCTCTTTATCTTTATGAAAATTGTACAGACATAATAGTTATACATTTGGATTATAAAAAGCCTGTGAAAAAGAAAGATAATGTCAATATTTATGAAATGTATCCCTCTAAAGACTTAGGCAATTTCTTTTACGGCGTGCTTGATTTCTCTCCAAAAGGTGCTGAAAGAAGAATAGAACAGGGTTATAATGATGCCCAAAATTATTTCAAAGATTTGAGTATATTGCGATAA